The DNA region TCGTGCCCGATCCCGTGGTGAACGAGATCGTCGCGGAAGCGGTCTCGGAGTCCGAGGGCTACGTGCTCGATGGCTACCCGCGAAACGAGGAGCAGGCGGAGTACCTCGCGGACATCACCGCGCTCGACGTGGTCTGTCTGCTCGACGTCGACGAGTCCGTGGTGGTCGACCGGCTCACCGGCCGGCGGGTCTGCCCCGAGTGCGGCACGAACTACCACGTCGAGTTCAACCAGCCGGAGGAGGCGGGCGTCTGTGACGAGTGCGGTAGCGAGCTCGTCCAGCGCGACGACGACACCGAGGAGACGGTCAAGGACCGGCTGGAGGTCTACCACGAGAGCACCGAGCCCGTGATCGAGTACTACCGTGAGGCGGGCGTCCTCGAAACGGTCGACGGCGAGGGCTCCCCCGAGGAGGTCTGGGAGGAGCTTCGGACGACGATCGACGCCGCGGTCTGAGCGGGTTCGGCGGCCACACGCGAAGTAAAAGGTTGATTAGGCCGCATACCCGATTGGACGGAAATGGGACGAACAGGCGAGAAAGTACGCTCGCTGGTGGCCGAGGACCCGGCGTTCGCCGAGGCGCTCACCGTGGTGCTCGAGCGGGCCGGGCACACGGACGACGACCCCGAGCCCGACGGCGGCAGCGCACGGCCGCACACGGTGCAGTGGGGTGACGTCAGCGACGAACTCACCTCGGGACAGTGGGGGCGGCTCATCGAGAACGGGATCCTCCACGACGCCGACGGCGACGGGTTCGCGGTCTCCAACCCCGCCGAGATCCGCGACGCGCTCGGCGACGACGCCGTGGACACGTCGGCTGACGACGACGACGATTCGAGCTGGACGAAGTACGACAAGCTCGCGGCGGTCGGCGCGGTCGCCCTCCTGCCCTCCTACTACTTCGACCCGCTGCGGAACGCGGTCGGCGGGACCGCCGACCTCGTGCTCGGCCCGTTCGACCTGATCCTGCCGTTCTACGCCGTGATCTTCGTGCTCTCGGTGCTCACCGGGCTCTACACCGTGCTCTTTCAGTCCGCGCTCATGGACACCGACCAGATGGGTGACATCCAGGAGCGGATGAGCGACATCCAGGAACGTCAGAAGGACGCACGCGAGCGCGGCGACGACGCGGCGCTCGAACGCATCCAGCAGGAGCAGATGGACGCGATGGGCGACCAGCTCGGGATGTTCAAGCTGATGTTCCGGCCGATGGTCTGGATCATGCTGGTGACGATCCCGGCGTTCGTCTGGATGTACTGGAAGCTCGGGGTTCACGGCGGTGGTGGGATCGAGCACATCGCCCAGGGCGAACGCCACATCGTCATGCCGATGATCGGCCGGATGGCGTGGACGGGTGCGGAGGGTCGAATCCTTGGGCTGCTCCCGGTCTGGCTCGCCTGGTACTTCATCTGCTCGTTCGCCTTCCGACTGGTGATCCAGAAGACGCTCAACCTCCAGACCACCCCGCAGACGGGCTGACCCAGGACGCAATCCCTTTGTATCGGGCCGGTCCGATGGTTTTCATGTTTGTTACCATCTCCGGACCGGCGGGCGTCGGGAAATCCACTACGGCCGCCACGCTCGCCGAGGCGCTCGGTTACGACCACGTCTCCGGCGGCGACATCTTTCGAGAGGTCGCCGCCGAACGGGGGCTGACGGCGCTCGAACTCAACCGGCAGGCCGAGGAGGACGACGCGATCGACCGGGCGCTCGACCGCCGCCAACGCGCGGTCGCCGCCGAGCGCGACGAGGTCGTGCTCGAATCCCGGCTCGCGGGCTGGATGGCGGGCGAGCACGCCGACCTCAAGATCTGGCTCGACGCGCCGCTCGACGTTCGTGCCACCCGGATCGCCGACCGCGAGGACAAACCGCTGGCGACCGCCCGCGAGGAGACCGAGGCCCGGGCCGAGAGCGAGGCGAAGCGGTATCGGGAGTACTACGGGATCGATTTCGACGACCACTCGATCTACGACCTCTCGGTGAGCACCGCCCGATGGAGCCCGGAGGCCGTCTCGCGGGTGCTCGGCGAGGCG from Halococcus salsus includes:
- a CDS encoding adenylate kinase produces the protein MSENQPNVLLLGPPGAGKGTQSTNVADEYDIPHVTTGDALRANRDMETEFGTPREFMEAGELVPDPVVNEIVAEAVSESEGYVLDGYPRNEEQAEYLADITALDVVCLLDVDESVVVDRLTGRRVCPECGTNYHVEFNQPEEAGVCDECGSELVQRDDDTEETVKDRLEVYHESTEPVIEYYREAGVLETVDGEGSPEEVWEELRTTIDAAV
- a CDS encoding DUF106 domain-containing protein; amino-acid sequence: MGRTGEKVRSLVAEDPAFAEALTVVLERAGHTDDDPEPDGGSARPHTVQWGDVSDELTSGQWGRLIENGILHDADGDGFAVSNPAEIRDALGDDAVDTSADDDDDSSWTKYDKLAAVGAVALLPSYYFDPLRNAVGGTADLVLGPFDLILPFYAVIFVLSVLTGLYTVLFQSALMDTDQMGDIQERMSDIQERQKDARERGDDAALERIQQEQMDAMGDQLGMFKLMFRPMVWIMLVTIPAFVWMYWKLGVHGGGGIEHIAQGERHIVMPMIGRMAWTGAEGRILGLLPVWLAWYFICSFAFRLVIQKTLNLQTTPQTG
- the cmk gene encoding (d)CMP kinase: MFVTISGPAGVGKSTTAATLAEALGYDHVSGGDIFREVAAERGLTALELNRQAEEDDAIDRALDRRQRAVAAERDEVVLESRLAGWMAGEHADLKIWLDAPLDVRATRIADREDKPLATAREETEARAESEAKRYREYYGIDFDDHSIYDLSVSTARWSPEAVSRVLGEACAAYDPAADEGGVEVDVAYDL